Proteins encoded within one genomic window of Platichthys flesus chromosome 17, fPlaFle2.1, whole genome shotgun sequence:
- the LOC133972709 gene encoding uncharacterized protein LOC133972709: protein SPMRSRRRLRSPSRSKSPSISQSPNRRVKRPRITAESPSRSKSPSISQSPKRRVKRPRMTSKSPMRPRSPSRSKSPSISRSPRRRDKSPKKRAKSPSRSKSPSISRSPKRRVKTPKMTAMSPRRSRSIRRSKSPMRSRRRLRSPSRSKSPSISRSPKTRVKTPKMTAKSPRRSRSIRRSKSPIRSRRRLRSPSRSKSPSISRSPKRRVKTPKMTAKSPRRSRSIRRSKSPMRSRRRLRSPSRSKSPSISRSPKRRVKTPKKRAKSP, encoded by the exons tctccaatgagatctcgaaggAGActcagatctccaagcagatccaaatctccatcgatatcccaatctccaaacaggagagtcaagcgtccaaGGATTACAGCaga atctccaagcagatccaaatctccgtcgatatcccaatctccaaagaggagagtcaagcgtccaaGGATGACatcaaagtctccaatgagacccagatctccaagcagatccaaatctccatcgatatccagatctccaaggagGAGAGACAAGTCTCCAAAGAagagagcaaa atctccaagcagatccaaatctccatcgatatcccgaTCTCCAAAAAGGAGAGTCAAGACTCCAAAGATGACAGCAAtgtctccaaggagatccagatccataaggagatccaaatctccaatgagatctcgaaggAGActcagatctccaagcagatccaaatctccatcgatatcccgaTCTCCAAAGACGAGAGTCAAGACtccaaagatgacagcaaagtctccaaggagatccagatccataaggagatccaaatctccaattaGATCTCGAAGGAGActcagatctccaagcagatccaaatctccatcgatttcccgatctccaaagaggagagtcaagactccaaagatgacagcaaagtctccaaggagatccagatccataaggagatccaaatctccaatgagatctcgaaggAGActcagatctccaagcagatccaaatctccatcgatatcccgatctccaaagaggagagtcaagacTCCAAAGAagagagcaaagtctcca
- the LOC133972935 gene encoding uncharacterized protein LOC133972935: protein MPRMQSGVWRHFTPAIKDGRETFMCNYCARTYTKNATKMQMHLDKCKGYCVVSQQSPEPDGSSAAASIPVPSFPFLPSADPGGEFLIDSVDQRSQAYADECLARAAYATSSPLSLTDNVYWKRFFSVLRPAYCPPTAAALSSHLLDCEYDRVQNQVHDAIGKADCVTVICSGWSNTKETRTIVYVVATPVPLLYKCTNMKEQSHASASIAEELKEIINEVGPQKVSAVVTDDAPEMMAAWAQVEEAFPHVSAIGCTAFGIQQLFGDIVEQPSIKALCRRAEQVGRYVREQKLSAETFSVLSMFSSLLEDQTFLQKMAVSPSLHIEASIRATLQDPAFWKGLISSQNLLYTIWNSIDYMKRDDTVLSGVVDMFSQLRCHIGATLSGSVLHGTEQKAVLASLDRWQEFCVKPIHAAAYMLDPKYAGQQTLSGEQINSAYYVISNLSRHLNLDEGKVLASFARFSAKEGLWKGTVIWSSCQHVSASTWWKGLCSSEPLSAVASAILQIPPTTGACESLRSRFGSTKEEASLSADRVHKLVAVQVNLNLLDPSECEYTPLDSEEEKKVLFESETQ, encoded by the coding sequence ATGCCTCGCATGCAGTCCGGTGTGTGGAGGCATTTTACTCCGGCCATTAAAGATGGCAGGGAAACCTTCATGTGCAACTACTGTGCCAGGACGTACACGAAGAACGCCACCAAGATGCAGATGCATTTGGACAAATGCAAGGGGTACTGTGTGGTTTCACAGCAGTCACCGGAGCCTGATgggagctctgctgctgcctccatcCCTGTTCCCTCCTTCCCATTCTTACCATCTGCCGATCCGGGGGGAGAGTTCCTCATTGATTCAGTGGATCAGCGCAGCCAGGCATATGCTGATGAGTGTCTGGCTCGAGCTGCGTACGCCACGTCCTCGCCCCTCAGTCTCACAGACAATGTTTATTGGAAACGATTTTTCAGTGTCCTGCGGCCGGCTTACTGTCCGCCCACTGCAGCGGCTCTGTCCTCTCATCTGTTGGACTGCGAGTATGACCGAGTGCAAAACCAGGTTCACGACGCGATAGGGAAAGCCGACTGTGTCACAGTCATCTGCAGCGGCTGGTCCAACACTAAAGAGACCAGAACTATCGTCTATGTTGTGGCCACTCCTGTACCGCTGCTCTATAAAtgcacaaacatgaaagagcagTCACATGCAAGCGCTTCTATTGCTGAGGAACTGAAAGAAATCATAAACGAGGTGGGACCTCAAAAGGTCTCTGCTGTCGTGACGGATGACGCCCCGGAAATGATGGCCGCCTGGGCTCAAGTGGAGGAAGCTTTCCCACACGTGTCAGCTATTGGCTGCACAGCGTTTGGCATCCAGCAGCTCTTTGGCGACATCGTGGAACAGCCGTCTATTAAAGCATTGTGCAGGAGAGCTGAGCAGGTGGGGAGGTATGTTAGAGAACAGAAATTATCAGCAGAGACTTTTAGCGTGCTCAGCATGTTCAGCAGCCTCCTGGAGGATCAGACATTTCTGCAGAAGATGGCCGTCTCACCCTCACTTCACATTGAAGCATCAATCAGGGCTACCTTACAGGATCCTGCCTTTTGGAAAGGGCTGATCAGCAGTCAAAACCTGCTGTACACGATCTGGAATTCTATCGATTACATGAAACGAGACGACACTGTGCTCTCTGGTGTTGTTGACATGTTCAGTCAGTTGAGATGCCACATTGGAGCCACTCTGTCTGGGTCCGTGCTGCACGGCACGGAACAGAAAGCTGTCTTGGCATCATTAGACAGATGGCAGGAGTTCTGCGTAAAGCCCATCCATGCTGCAGCGTACATGCTGGATCCCAAGTATGCTGGACAGCAGACACTCTCCGGGGAGCAGATTAACAGTGCTTACTACGTGATATCCAACCTGTCACGCCATCTAAATCTAGATGAGGGCAAAGTGCTCGCCAGCTTCGCCAGGTTCTCGGCCAAAGAGGGACTATGGAAAGGGACGGTGATATGGAGCTCATGCCAGCACGTGTCTGCATCCACCTGGTGGAAGGGGCTGTGTTCCTCTGAGCCGCTGTCAGCCGTGGCCTCGGCTATACTTCAGATCCCGCCGACTACAGGAGCTTGTGAAAGCCTGCGGTCGCGGTTTGGAAGTACAAAGGAGGaagcttctctctcagctgacAGGGTGCACAAACTGGTAGCAGTGCAAGTGAATCTCAACCTTTTGGATCCAAGTGAGTGTGAGTACACGCCGCTGGAcagtgaggaagagaagaaagttttatttgaGTCTGAGACTCAGTAG
- the LOC133972708 gene encoding neurofilament heavy polypeptide-like: protein MRSPRKSKSPMRSRKRPRSPSRSKSPSISQSPKRRVKRPRMTAKSPSRSKSPSISQSPKRRVKRPRMTAKSPMRSRSPRRSKSPMISRSPSRSKSPQRRVKTAKRRAKSPSRSKSPSISQSPKRRVKRPRMTAESPMRSRSIRRSKSPMISRSPSRSKSPKRRVKTAKRRAKSPGISKSPMRTRSQMRSPRRSKSPMRSRKRPRSPSRSKSPSISQSPKRRVKRPRMTAESPMRSRSPRRSKSPMISRSPSRSKSPQRRAKSPRISKSPMRTRSQMRSPRRFK, encoded by the exons atgagatctccaaggaAATCCAAATCTCCgatgagatctcgaaagagacccagatctccaagcagatccaaatctccatcgatatcccaatctccaaagaggagagtcaagcgtccaaggatgacagcaaa atctccaagcagatccaaatctccatcgatatcccaatctccaaagaggagagtcaagcgtccaaggatgacagcaaagtctccaatgagatccagatcgccaaggagatccaaatctccaatgatatccagatctccaagcagatccaaatctccacaGAGGAGAGTCAAAACTGCAAAGAGGAGAGCTAA atctccaagcagatccaaatctccatcgatatcccaatctccaaagcggagagtcaagcgtccaaGGATGACAGCagagtctccaatgagatccagatccataaggagatccaaatctccaatgatatccagatctccaagcagatccaaatctccaaagaggagagtcaaaaCTGCAAAGAGGAGAGCTAAGTCTCCGGGGatatccaaatctccaatgagaaccagatctcaaatgagatctccaaggagatccaaatctccaatgagatctcgaaagagacccagatctccaagcagatccaaatctccatcgatatcccaatctccaaagaggagagtcaagcgtccaaGGATGACAGCagagtctccaatgagatccagatcgccaaggagatccaaatctccaatgatatccagatctccaagcagatccaaatctccacaGAGGAGAGCAAAGTCTCCTAGGatatccaaatctccaatgagaaccagatctcaaatgagatctccaaggagattcaaa